A region of Faecalibacterium taiwanense DNA encodes the following proteins:
- a CDS encoding LLM class flavin-dependent oxidoreductase, whose protein sequence is MSNVRNEIKAQIVRAGFTMQDVVDKLAEDYGWSDSVSNLSAKLQRESIRYKEVIELADVLGYDIVWQKRGSDDAAYLIPSQLPSP, encoded by the coding sequence ATGAGCAATGTACGAAACGAAATCAAGGCACAGATCGTCCGTGCCGGATTTACCATGCAGGATGTGGTGGACAAGCTGGCGGAGGATTATGGCTGGTCGGACAGCGTATCTAACCTTTCTGCAAAGCTCCAAAGAGAGAGCATCCGCTACAAAGAGGTCATCGAGCTTGCCGATGTGCTGGGCTATGACATCGTGTGGCAGAAACGGGGGAGCGATGATGCGGCATATCTTATCCCCTCGCAGCTCCCGTCCCCATAG